One stretch of Priestia megaterium DNA includes these proteins:
- the pyrE gene encoding orotate phosphoribosyltransferase, which translates to MTKLRKEIAKQLIDIEAVSLQPNEPFTWASGIKSPIYCDNRLTLSYPKVRKEIAKGLQHLIKTYFANAEVIAGTATAGIPHAAWVSEALELPMCYVRSKAKEHGQGNQIEGKVTKGQKVVVIEDLISTGGSVFTAVDALKAQGCEVLGVVSIFTYELEKARQLFKEKELQVYSLTDYSTLVEAANEAGYIEEEAMDKLFKWRENPSDPSWMN; encoded by the coding sequence ATGACAAAACTACGAAAAGAAATTGCAAAACAATTAATTGATATTGAGGCAGTAAGCCTTCAACCAAACGAGCCGTTTACGTGGGCCTCTGGAATTAAGTCACCTATTTATTGTGACAACCGTCTAACGCTTAGCTACCCGAAAGTGCGAAAAGAAATTGCAAAAGGTCTGCAGCATTTAATTAAAACGTATTTTGCCAATGCAGAAGTGATTGCTGGTACCGCTACAGCTGGTATCCCTCATGCAGCATGGGTAAGTGAAGCGCTAGAGCTTCCAATGTGCTATGTGCGAAGCAAAGCAAAAGAACATGGCCAAGGAAATCAAATCGAAGGAAAAGTAACAAAAGGTCAAAAAGTAGTTGTGATTGAAGATTTGATTTCAACTGGCGGAAGTGTGTTTACCGCAGTCGATGCATTAAAAGCGCAGGGTTGTGAAGTGCTAGGAGTTGTGTCTATCTTTACATATGAGCTGGAAAAAGCGCGTCAGCTGTTTAAAGAAAAAGAACTTCAAGTTTATTCGCTAACAGACTACTCTACGCTAGTAGAAGCGGCAAACGAAGCGGGATACATTGAAGAAGAAGCGATGGACAAGCTATTTAAATGGCGTGAAAATCCTTCAGACCCTTCATGGATGAACTAA
- a CDS encoding dihydroorotate dehydrogenase electron transfer subunit: protein MIKHEMMQVVSQRPLTHNVYELTLQGELVRFMNEPGQFVHIRVNNDYLPLLRRPISIAEIDQTHEQFTMIYRAEGTGTSLLAEKQAGQSIDVLGPLGHGFPLDAIESGQTALLVGGGIGVPPLYELSKRLREKGVQVIHVLGFQSKADVFYEREFLALGETYIATVDGSYGTKGFVTTVIDEQQFSYDVMFSCGPTPMLKALENNYTNKPLYISLEERMGCGIGACFACVCRESEDSTAYKKICSDGPVFQAGEVLL from the coding sequence ATGATCAAACATGAAATGATGCAAGTCGTCAGTCAGCGACCGTTAACACACAATGTATATGAATTAACTCTTCAAGGCGAGCTTGTTCGTTTCATGAATGAGCCGGGGCAGTTTGTGCATATCCGCGTCAACAACGACTATTTGCCACTGCTTCGCAGACCAATCAGTATTGCAGAAATTGACCAAACGCACGAACAATTTACGATGATTTACCGTGCAGAAGGGACGGGAACATCGCTGCTGGCCGAAAAACAAGCCGGACAGTCGATTGACGTGTTAGGTCCGCTTGGCCACGGTTTTCCATTAGATGCGATAGAGTCAGGTCAAACGGCTTTATTAGTAGGGGGAGGCATTGGAGTGCCTCCGCTCTATGAGCTTTCAAAAAGACTTCGTGAAAAAGGCGTACAGGTTATTCACGTCTTAGGCTTTCAATCAAAAGCAGACGTATTTTACGAGCGAGAGTTTTTAGCTTTAGGAGAAACATATATTGCAACGGTAGACGGCTCTTACGGAACAAAAGGTTTTGTCACAACGGTGATTGACGAGCAGCAGTTTTCATATGACGTTATGTTTTCATGCGGTCCAACTCCGATGTTAAAAGCACTAGAAAATAATTATACAAACAAGCCGCTTTACATTTCTTTAGAAGAAAGAATGGGCTGTGGAATCGGCGCTTGTTTTGCATGTGTATGCAGGGAAAGTGAAGATTCTACGGCGTATAAAAAAATCTGCAGCGACGGTCCCGTCTTTCAAGCAGGGGAGGTGCTTCTATGA
- the pyrF gene encoding orotidine-5'-phosphate decarboxylase produces the protein MKQPLIIALDFSSINDVQQFLMPFQQESLFVKVGMELFYKEGLSIISALKEQNHQIFLDLKLHDIPNTVKQGMKSLASLEVDLVNVHAAGGTNMMQAAIEGLDLGTAAGKKRPDCIAVTQLTSTSDEMLKEQQLITHSMQEVVTHYAALAKKSGLDGVVCSTHEVPSIRKAAGEDFLTVTPGIRMGTDSVDDQVRVATPQLAREYGSSAIVVGRSITKAKDPLKAYYEMLQQWKGERITR, from the coding sequence GTGAAGCAACCGTTAATCATTGCTCTTGACTTTTCATCAATTAACGATGTGCAGCAGTTTTTAATGCCTTTTCAACAAGAGTCATTATTTGTGAAAGTAGGCATGGAACTGTTTTATAAAGAAGGGTTATCCATTATTTCTGCATTAAAAGAGCAAAACCACCAAATCTTTTTAGACTTAAAGCTTCATGATATTCCAAATACGGTAAAGCAAGGGATGAAGTCTTTGGCTTCTCTTGAAGTAGATTTGGTTAACGTTCACGCTGCCGGCGGAACGAACATGATGCAAGCAGCCATTGAAGGACTTGACTTAGGAACCGCTGCCGGCAAAAAGCGCCCGGATTGTATTGCGGTTACTCAGCTAACGAGTACATCTGATGAAATGCTAAAAGAGCAGCAGCTCATTACACATTCGATGCAAGAAGTGGTTACCCATTATGCAGCGCTTGCTAAAAAAAGTGGACTTGACGGCGTTGTATGTTCTACTCATGAAGTGCCTTCGATTCGAAAAGCAGCAGGGGAGGACTTTTTGACCGTAACGCCGGGTATTCGTATGGGCACAGATTCAGTAGATGACCAAGTCCGCGTAGCAACACCTCAGCTAGCGAGAGAATATGGCTCAAGTGCCATTGTCGTTGGACGTTCTATTACTAAAGCAAAAGACCCGCTTAAAGCATATTATGAGATGTTACAGCAGTGGAAAGGGGAGCGTATTACGCGATGA
- a CDS encoding dihydroorotate dehydrogenase yields the protein MSMLKTTLPGLDLKNPIMPASGCFGFGREYAQFYSLDALGAIMIKATTAETRFGNPTPRVAETSAGMLNAIGLQNPGLEKVMNEELVWLQQYDVPIIANVAGASIEEYVHVAKEISTVSNVKALELNISCPNVKEGGIAFGVDPVIAARLTKAVKDVSNVPVYVKLSPNVSNIVDMAMAVEEAGADGLTMINTLLGMRLDLKTAQPVLANGTGGLSGPSIKPVAIRMVYEVSQKVNIPIIGMGGVTTAEDALEFLYAGASAVAVGTANFVDPYVCPTIIDELPRLLTSLGYEHVSECIGRSWKKREATVNHCS from the coding sequence ATGAGTATGCTAAAAACGACATTGCCAGGATTAGATTTGAAAAATCCAATTATGCCAGCATCCGGCTGTTTTGGATTTGGGCGTGAGTATGCTCAATTTTATTCACTTGATGCACTTGGAGCCATTATGATTAAAGCGACTACTGCTGAAACTCGTTTTGGTAATCCAACTCCTCGCGTAGCGGAAACATCTGCAGGAATGTTAAATGCGATTGGATTACAAAATCCTGGGTTAGAAAAAGTAATGAATGAAGAGCTCGTTTGGCTTCAGCAATATGATGTGCCGATTATCGCGAACGTAGCCGGTGCTTCAATTGAAGAATATGTGCACGTGGCAAAAGAAATTTCAACCGTATCAAATGTGAAAGCACTTGAATTGAATATTTCATGCCCTAACGTAAAAGAAGGCGGAATTGCGTTTGGCGTAGATCCTGTCATTGCTGCTCGTTTAACGAAAGCAGTAAAAGATGTTTCAAATGTTCCAGTTTATGTTAAACTATCACCAAACGTATCCAATATTGTAGACATGGCGATGGCTGTTGAAGAAGCTGGCGCGGATGGCTTAACGATGATCAATACGCTTCTCGGGATGCGTCTGGATTTGAAAACAGCTCAGCCGGTTTTAGCGAACGGCACAGGCGGACTGTCAGGCCCATCAATTAAACCGGTAGCGATTCGAATGGTATATGAAGTGAGCCAAAAAGTGAACATTCCAATTATCGGTATGGGCGGAGTGACGACTGCTGAAGATGCACTCGAGTTCCTATATGCAGGTGCAAGTGCAGTAGCGGTTGGTACAGCAAACTTTGTTGATCCGTATGTATGTCCAACCATCATTGACGAACTGCCAAGGCTATTAACATCATTAGGATACGAGCATGTTTCAGAATGTATCGGAAGGAGCTGGAAAAAGCGTGAAGCAACCGTTAATCATTGCTCTTGA